From Nitrospinota bacterium, one genomic window encodes:
- a CDS encoding TlpA family protein disulfide reductase — MHDNEAPADRETAVKAKRRNLIILLAAAAILLNGAVNFFESRKNSAELIKLGTPLPEFSVKQADGSAVSTAAFKGKPVIYYFFANWCPCSHASIGFVKKAAADNAQSGVALFSVGIQDSASEIEKFSRKHDISTPVGVSGGNDVAAMLGIRTTPTTLFVDAQGVVKWIFIGKIEKYEMIEKGIEAITTAKAA, encoded by the coding sequence ATGCACGATAACGAAGCGCCGGCTGATCGGGAGACCGCCGTCAAAGCAAAACGGCGCAACCTCATCATACTGCTCGCGGCGGCCGCGATACTCTTAAACGGGGCGGTGAACTTTTTTGAATCGCGGAAGAACTCCGCCGAGCTGATAAAACTGGGAACCCCGTTGCCGGAGTTTTCCGTGAAGCAGGCGGACGGGAGCGCCGTTTCAACGGCCGCCTTCAAAGGAAAGCCGGTCATCTATTACTTTTTCGCCAACTGGTGTCCCTGTTCGCACGCCTCGATCGGTTTCGTGAAAAAGGCGGCGGCGGACAACGCCCAAAGCGGCGTAGCCCTGTTCAGCGTGGGCATACAGGACAGCGCGTCCGAGATTGAAAAATTCTCCAGGAAACATGATATATCCACCCCGGTGGGAGTTTCAGGCGGAAACGACGTGGCGGCCATGCTGGGAATACGGACAACCCCAACCACGCTGTTCGTCGATGCGCAGGGAGTGGTAAAGTGGATATTTATCGGAAAGATTGAAAAGTACGAGATGATTGAAAAAGGGATCGAGGCCATTACAACCGCCAAAGCCGCCTGA